The Nitrospirota bacterium genome includes a region encoding these proteins:
- a CDS encoding class I SAM-dependent methyltransferase — MEISREVKKGQAVYSKPVLSIYDIWVLGISNQYIWKCPTARLMAHFNNHITSNHLDIGVGTGYFLDKCCFPSPEVRIALMDLNQNSLNEASRRIERYNPVQYRFNVLEKIELETDTFDSISVNYLFHCLPGRLSDKLVVLDNVNHLLSERGIIFGATILSHGVNKGRMANKLMSFYNKKGIFSNADDSAEDLENYLSGKYLNYEIDIQGCVALFSASNKHISTRVS; from the coding sequence TTGGAGATATCAAGGGAAGTAAAAAAGGGTCAAGCAGTTTATTCAAAGCCGGTTCTGTCGATTTATGATATTTGGGTTTTAGGGATATCCAATCAGTATATTTGGAAGTGTCCAACTGCGCGACTTATGGCTCATTTTAATAATCATATTACTTCAAACCACTTGGATATTGGTGTAGGTACAGGATATTTCCTTGATAAATGTTGTTTTCCATCACCTGAAGTGAGAATCGCTCTCATGGATTTAAACCAGAACAGCTTAAATGAAGCAAGCAGACGAATCGAGCGTTACAATCCTGTTCAATACAGGTTTAATGTCCTGGAAAAAATAGAATTGGAAACCGATACTTTTGATTCGATTTCTGTGAATTATTTATTTCATTGTCTTCCAGGCAGGTTGTCAGATAAATTAGTTGTCCTGGATAATGTGAATCATTTATTGTCAGAGAGGGGAATTATATTTGGAGCTACAATTTTATCACATGGAGTTAATAAAGGCCGCATGGCCAATAAGTTGATGTCGTTTTATAATAAAAAAGGTATTTTCAGTAACGCTGATGATAGTGCTGAGGATTTAGAAAATTATTTATCCGGTAAATATTTGAATTATGAAATTGACATTCAAGGTTGTGTTGCATTGTTTAGTGCGTCGAATAAACACATAAGCACTCGT